In Gordonia iterans, the following proteins share a genomic window:
- a CDS encoding DUF6802 family protein, translated as MGDWMELPDSPAAEEAGEKSLNGLRSGEPPGADGLLADHLAVFADGAVWDLGPAQIDADSDGVADSLTRDVDGLLTVYTDTDSDGLVDRITELDASGLCAVHDLDADTGRWQPTVLGRLD; from the coding sequence ATGGGCGACTGGATGGAACTGCCGGATTCGCCGGCCGCCGAGGAGGCTGGTGAGAAATCTCTCAACGGTCTAAGATCCGGCGAGCCGCCGGGCGCCGACGGACTGCTGGCCGACCACCTGGCGGTGTTCGCCGACGGCGCGGTGTGGGATCTGGGTCCGGCACAGATCGATGCGGACTCCGACGGCGTCGCCGATTCGCTGACCAGGGACGTCGACGGGCTGCTCACGGTCTACACCGACACCGACTCGGACGGTCTGGTCGATCGCATCACCGAACTGGACGCGTCGGGCCTCTGCGCGGTGCATGATCTGGACGCCGACACCGGCCGCTGGCAGCCGACCGTCCTCGGTCGTCTCGACTGA
- a CDS encoding NYN domain-containing protein, whose translation MTPSPDFATTVAGVGNAKRALLVWDAPNMDMGLGGILGGRPTAAHRPRFDALGRWLLSRTTDLAEGADEPIEPEATVFTNIVPGSADVVRPWVDALRNVGFAVFAKPKLTDDSDVDQDMLDHIALREHTTGLAGVFVASADGQAFREPLLELARAGVPVTVIGFREHASWATTATELEFIDLEDIPAVFREPLPRISLDSLPDEGAWLTPFRALSTLLK comes from the coding sequence ATGACACCTTCGCCCGACTTCGCCACGACGGTCGCCGGCGTGGGCAACGCCAAGCGAGCTCTGCTGGTGTGGGACGCCCCCAACATGGACATGGGGCTCGGCGGAATCCTCGGCGGCCGGCCCACGGCCGCCCACCGCCCGCGCTTCGACGCGCTCGGCCGCTGGCTGCTGAGCCGCACCACCGATCTCGCCGAGGGCGCCGACGAGCCGATCGAACCCGAGGCCACGGTCTTCACCAACATCGTCCCGGGCAGCGCCGACGTGGTCCGTCCGTGGGTCGACGCGCTGCGCAACGTGGGCTTCGCGGTGTTCGCCAAACCGAAGCTGACCGACGACAGCGACGTCGACCAGGACATGCTCGACCACATCGCCCTGCGCGAGCACACCACCGGCCTGGCCGGGGTGTTCGTGGCCTCCGCCGACGGCCAGGCGTTCCGCGAGCCGCTCCTGGAACTGGCCCGTGCCGGGGTCCCGGTCACGGTCATCGGCTTCCGCGAACACGCGTCCTGGGCGACGACGGCCACCGAGCTCGAGTTCATCGACCTCGAAGACATCCCCGCCGTCTTCCGGGAGCCGCTGCCGCGCATCAGTCTCGACTCGCTCCCCGACGAGGGCGCCTGGCTCACTCCGTTCCGGGCACTCTCCACCCTGCTCAAGTAA
- a CDS encoding lysylphosphatidylglycerol synthase transmembrane domain-containing protein — MADDTTDSDGVAAGDSADVPASGSRRSWRRWLKLGGVLLVVVILAVELVLVWPHLSPAWSRIGEIHWWWIAACIVASMLSMDAPAQVQRVLMRSAGVRVRQRESLAVILASNSISQTMPGGQVLAPAFIYRESRKWGATPIAASWQLVMSGLLAGVGLALLGLGGAFLAGAKTSPFSVIFSISGFVVFVVVMQYLASRPESLEGVGRQVLGWINRLREKPADHGTARLRRVLEQLRAVKLGRRDAGEAFGWSLFNWIADVACLAFACYAIGAEPGIAGLMVAYAASKAAGSAIPLLPGGLGVFEAVMMPTLVSAGMTGPDAIMVIIIYRIISWLLVALVGWVVIAFRYRHAITSREEIRIEMEREEDSEDGEESGSTAARD, encoded by the coding sequence ATGGCCGACGACACCACCGACTCCGACGGCGTCGCCGCCGGAGACTCGGCCGACGTCCCGGCGAGCGGATCCCGCCGGTCATGGCGGCGGTGGCTCAAGCTCGGCGGGGTACTGCTGGTCGTCGTCATCCTGGCGGTCGAGCTGGTCCTGGTGTGGCCGCATCTCTCCCCGGCGTGGTCCCGGATCGGGGAGATCCACTGGTGGTGGATCGCCGCGTGCATCGTCGCCTCGATGCTGTCGATGGATGCGCCCGCCCAGGTGCAGCGGGTCCTGATGCGTTCGGCCGGCGTCCGGGTCCGCCAGCGCGAGTCGCTGGCGGTGATCCTGGCTTCCAACTCGATCTCCCAGACCATGCCCGGCGGTCAGGTGCTCGCGCCCGCGTTCATCTACCGGGAGAGCCGCAAGTGGGGTGCGACGCCGATCGCCGCGTCGTGGCAACTGGTGATGTCCGGCCTGCTGGCCGGCGTCGGGCTGGCGTTGCTCGGCCTCGGCGGCGCCTTCCTGGCCGGCGCCAAGACCAGTCCGTTCTCGGTGATCTTCAGCATCTCGGGATTCGTCGTCTTCGTCGTCGTGATGCAGTATCTGGCGAGCCGCCCGGAGTCGCTGGAGGGCGTCGGCCGACAGGTGTTGGGCTGGATCAACCGGCTCCGGGAGAAACCCGCCGACCACGGCACCGCTCGCCTCCGCCGGGTTCTGGAGCAGTTGCGGGCGGTCAAACTGGGCCGCCGGGACGCCGGTGAGGCCTTCGGCTGGAGCCTGTTCAACTGGATCGCAGACGTCGCGTGCCTGGCGTTCGCGTGCTATGCCATCGGCGCCGAGCCCGGGATCGCCGGCCTGATGGTCGCCTACGCGGCGAGCAAAGCGGCCGGCAGCGCCATTCCGCTGCTGCCCGGCGGTCTGGGCGTGTTCGAGGCGGTGATGATGCCGACACTGGTGAGCGCCGGGATGACCGGTCCCGACGCGATCATGGTGATCATCATCTACCGCATCATCAGCTGGCTGCTCGTGGCCCTCGTCGGCTGGGTGGTGATCGCCTTCCGCTACCGGCATGCGATCACCTCGCGCGAGGAGATCCGGATCGAGATGGAGCGCGAGGAAGACTCCGAGGACGGGGAGGAATCGGGCAGCACCGCTGCCCGGGACTGA
- a CDS encoding NTF2-like N-terminal transpeptidase domain-containing protein, producing the protein MGLRFRRVVAACVVSALAAVALVACGSDDDSEPARAARAFTEAMSAQDVQASAEMTTSPSQAAEALGVSFAGMHARKVDAKVTETVEYSDGTASFNMSTTWRWADDRDFSTTTSGSLRRLSTGWKVQWDPGLLHTGLPVGGRLQMIRTDARPAPTVRSVSGKSFMQMQPVNEIIINPAATRNLQRSVDALAAAIKPIAPLVTARVINDKIVANQGGETVTVTLRNPDMKMLASDPERIVGVTVVQTGMLVMTDRRLSTPLSTGLTNYWQALRDATAGWQVQQAVPGSPPIKLAGEQGGPAPDVMTTINQNEQLTLGDAAVEVAQPATIMSFDARTGGILGMAQNSAADGNRVVADIAYPTGSTLDPVFSALDAASENDGEATEKMHKLGLGVTLTVPGVVAPHQKAEGSVSAAAFAPQDFAATMLNMGTLGVSVARSLAGQHDSEPPDLIKGPPTKVTGGRLGAMDREVTRRIAAAMAATARTGDASEITGAPGLRALVGTNGPEGPGWFVGISGGKVIVVYCEGQRSGTAALQVAQKYYRIS; encoded by the coding sequence ATGGGTCTGCGGTTCCGGAGGGTGGTGGCGGCGTGCGTCGTCAGCGCTCTGGCCGCGGTCGCTCTGGTCGCGTGCGGAAGCGACGACGACAGCGAGCCCGCCCGCGCGGCACGTGCGTTCACTGAGGCGATGTCGGCCCAGGACGTGCAGGCCTCCGCCGAGATGACCACCTCGCCCTCGCAGGCCGCGGAAGCCCTCGGCGTGAGCTTCGCTGGCATGCACGCGCGCAAGGTGGATGCGAAGGTCACCGAGACCGTCGAGTACAGCGACGGCACCGCGTCGTTCAACATGAGCACCACCTGGCGGTGGGCCGACGACCGCGACTTCTCCACGACGACCAGCGGCAGCCTCCGGCGACTGTCCACCGGCTGGAAGGTGCAGTGGGATCCGGGCCTGCTGCACACCGGCCTGCCGGTCGGCGGACGCTTGCAGATGATCCGGACGGACGCTCGGCCCGCGCCGACGGTGCGCAGCGTGTCCGGCAAGTCGTTCATGCAGATGCAGCCCGTCAACGAGATCATCATCAACCCTGCGGCGACCAGAAACCTGCAGCGCTCGGTCGACGCGCTGGCCGCGGCGATCAAGCCGATCGCGCCGCTGGTCACCGCGAGGGTGATCAACGACAAGATCGTCGCCAATCAGGGCGGTGAGACCGTCACGGTGACGCTCCGCAATCCCGACATGAAGATGCTGGCCTCCGACCCCGAACGGATCGTGGGGGTGACAGTGGTCCAGACGGGCATGCTGGTGATGACCGACCGCCGACTCTCCACGCCGCTGTCGACCGGGCTGACCAACTACTGGCAGGCGCTCCGGGACGCGACCGCGGGCTGGCAGGTGCAGCAGGCGGTTCCCGGCTCGCCCCCGATCAAGCTGGCCGGTGAGCAGGGCGGCCCCGCTCCCGACGTGATGACCACGATCAACCAGAACGAGCAGCTGACGCTCGGGGACGCCGCGGTGGAGGTGGCGCAGCCGGCGACGATCATGAGTTTCGATGCGCGCACCGGCGGGATCCTGGGCATGGCGCAGAACAGCGCCGCCGACGGCAATCGCGTCGTCGCCGACATCGCCTACCCGACCGGAAGCACCCTGGACCCGGTCTTCTCCGCGCTGGATGCGGCGTCCGAGAACGACGGCGAGGCCACCGAGAAGATGCACAAGCTCGGGCTCGGCGTCACGTTGACCGTGCCCGGGGTGGTGGCGCCGCACCAGAAGGCCGAGGGATCGGTGTCCGCGGCTGCGTTCGCACCGCAGGACTTCGCCGCCACCATGCTGAACATGGGGACGCTCGGCGTCTCGGTGGCCCGGTCGCTGGCCGGGCAGCACGACTCCGAGCCGCCCGACCTCATCAAGGGACCGCCCACCAAGGTCACCGGGGGACGGCTGGGTGCGATGGACCGGGAGGTGACACGCCGCATCGCCGCGGCGATGGCGGCCACCGCACGCACCGGCGACGCCAGCGAGATCACCGGTGCCCCGGGCCTGCGGGCCCTGGTCGGCACCAACGGACCGGAGGGTCCGGGCTGGTTCGTCGGGATCTCCGGAGGCAAGGTGATCGTCGTCTACTGCGAGGGCCAGCGCTCGGGCACCGCCGCGCTGCAGGTGGCTCAGAAGTACTACCGGATCTCCTGA
- a CDS encoding MMPL family transporter, with translation MFGSIGTFVYRMRYTVIVVLIALMGGLGLYGMQLPKYLSQSGWFDPTSESVTGSVVADTALGRDHKSDLLLIVTPPEGTSIDDPEFAAKIETIVDDMVEQNEGIISREAPEGPDDHSRAGLIDPFPEGTNGAEEAAQQMKRDRMWNREANKGFISIGIVGNDDTTILNNYMKVEPFFENLAERYDMPGTTFQTAGLQPVAGAMSHGMNEDIKRAEVIALPIVALMLLFVFGGIVAAVLPVLIGGLTIAGSLGIMTMLAQVTELNIFAQSVVTLIGLGIAIDYGLFMVSRFREELAAGYTVEAAVRRSVMTSGQTIVFSATIIVAALACLLMFPQAFLKSVAYGAMASIVLAALLSVTVLPAILAILGRRVDALSVPFLNRTKTREEIIGGFWGKLSSWVMRHPVQTAVPTVLLLLALIIPFGNIAFGGISEKFLPPNDPHRVAQEDFDRYFPAERTEELKLVVLYDQNDADAGSKIEEIAAQANQIPGFTKQFSPSADLGGMDGIYGDPETGWGVTQMSAGLVDRTTAPEAIKELRAIEKPDGVIVYVAGTPALTQDSIDSLMSKLPLMAITLVLVTGLLMFLAFGSVILPIKAALMSALGLGSTLGILTWMFIDGHGSSLLNYTPGPLFAAMLVLIIAIVYGLSTDYEVFLLSRMVEARMQGASTTEAIRDGTALTGRLITAAAAILVVVTGAFGLSNIVMMKYIAFGMIAALILDATVIRMLLVPSVMKLLGDDCWWSPKWMLKLQRKIGLGEKVLEDEPEFKEKAVVAAGTTSAGTVVAVAQAETTVLKAQPRTGERTPAGKAEPRGLRGLALRSKRDDDETTGDEPADSGEFSAATAAPENHLAEGHLEDLVDDEPAREAPLRRGSTGPDTGSWRLGAGGVRLGNRDLRPRPQPTESAPAPRPETRPHTGPHPRPATGPQPRAHTGPQPRPQTGPQPRPHTGPQPRPQTGTRPATGPVRPQPEPGPQRPAPQPPVTPRPQAGPYPGPTPTGPNRIPPQYGRPADPLDPNVGLDQLPSTPPVSRGRRQDRKDQISVQELLRRSRETSSDDD, from the coding sequence GTGTTCGGATCCATCGGCACATTCGTCTACCGGATGCGCTACACGGTCATCGTGGTGCTCATCGCCCTCATGGGCGGGCTCGGGCTGTACGGCATGCAACTGCCGAAGTATCTGTCCCAGAGCGGCTGGTTCGACCCCACGTCCGAGTCGGTGACCGGCTCCGTCGTCGCCGACACGGCGCTCGGCCGCGACCACAAGTCGGACCTGCTGCTGATCGTGACCCCGCCCGAGGGCACGTCGATCGACGACCCCGAGTTCGCCGCCAAGATCGAGACGATCGTCGACGACATGGTCGAGCAGAACGAGGGGATCATCAGCCGCGAGGCGCCTGAGGGCCCCGACGACCACTCCCGCGCCGGCCTGATCGACCCCTTCCCCGAGGGCACCAACGGCGCCGAAGAGGCCGCGCAGCAGATGAAGCGCGACCGGATGTGGAATCGGGAGGCCAACAAGGGCTTCATCTCGATCGGGATCGTCGGCAACGACGACACCACCATCCTGAACAATTACATGAAGGTGGAACCGTTCTTCGAGAACCTCGCCGAGCGGTACGACATGCCCGGCACCACCTTCCAGACCGCGGGCCTGCAGCCGGTCGCCGGCGCCATGAGTCACGGCATGAACGAGGACATCAAGCGCGCCGAGGTGATCGCGCTGCCGATCGTCGCCCTGATGCTGCTGTTCGTGTTCGGCGGCATCGTCGCCGCGGTGCTGCCCGTCCTGATCGGCGGGCTGACCATCGCCGGTTCGCTCGGCATCATGACGATGCTCGCCCAGGTCACCGAGCTGAACATCTTCGCTCAGTCGGTGGTCACGTTGATCGGGCTGGGCATCGCCATCGACTACGGCCTGTTCATGGTCAGCAGATTCCGGGAAGAACTCGCCGCCGGATACACCGTGGAGGCCGCGGTCCGAAGATCGGTGATGACCTCGGGTCAGACGATCGTCTTCTCGGCCACCATCATCGTGGCCGCCCTCGCCTGCCTGCTGATGTTCCCGCAGGCGTTCCTGAAGTCGGTCGCCTACGGAGCGATGGCCTCGATCGTCCTGGCCGCCCTCCTGTCGGTGACCGTGCTGCCGGCGATCCTGGCGATCCTCGGGCGCCGCGTCGACGCCCTCAGCGTGCCCTTCCTCAACCGGACCAAGACCCGCGAAGAGATCATCGGCGGCTTCTGGGGCAAGCTGTCGAGTTGGGTGATGCGGCACCCGGTGCAGACGGCCGTCCCGACCGTGCTGCTCCTGCTGGCCCTGATCATCCCGTTCGGCAACATCGCCTTCGGCGGTATCAGCGAGAAGTTCCTCCCCCCGAACGATCCGCACCGCGTGGCGCAGGAAGACTTCGACCGCTACTTCCCGGCCGAACGCACCGAAGAGCTCAAACTCGTCGTCCTGTACGACCAGAACGACGCCGACGCCGGATCCAAGATCGAGGAGATCGCGGCCCAGGCCAACCAGATCCCCGGCTTCACCAAGCAGTTCTCGCCGTCCGCGGACCTGGGCGGCATGGACGGCATCTATGGCGACCCCGAGACCGGATGGGGCGTCACCCAGATGTCGGCGGGCCTGGTGGACCGCACGACGGCGCCGGAGGCGATCAAGGAACTGCGGGCGATCGAGAAACCGGACGGCGTCATCGTCTACGTGGCCGGCACCCCAGCGCTGACGCAGGACTCGATCGATTCCCTGATGTCCAAACTCCCGCTGATGGCCATCACCCTGGTGCTGGTGACCGGGCTGCTGATGTTCCTGGCATTCGGCTCGGTGATCCTGCCGATCAAGGCGGCGCTGATGTCGGCGCTCGGCCTCGGCTCGACGCTGGGCATTCTGACGTGGATGTTCATCGACGGCCACGGCTCGTCGCTGCTGAACTACACCCCTGGTCCGCTGTTCGCGGCCATGCTGGTGCTGATCATCGCGATCGTCTACGGCCTGTCCACCGACTACGAGGTCTTCCTGCTCTCGCGCATGGTCGAGGCCAGGATGCAGGGCGCGTCGACCACCGAGGCGATCCGGGACGGCACGGCCCTCACCGGCCGGCTGATCACCGCCGCGGCAGCCATCCTGGTGGTGGTGACCGGCGCGTTCGGTCTCTCGAACATCGTGATGATGAAGTACATCGCGTTCGGCATGATCGCCGCGCTGATCCTCGACGCGACGGTCATCCGCATGTTGCTGGTGCCGTCGGTGATGAAGCTGCTGGGCGACGACTGCTGGTGGTCGCCGAAGTGGATGCTGAAGCTGCAGCGCAAGATCGGCCTCGGCGAGAAGGTGCTCGAGGACGAGCCGGAGTTCAAGGAGAAGGCGGTGGTCGCCGCCGGCACCACCAGCGCAGGCACGGTGGTGGCCGTCGCGCAGGCCGAGACCACGGTGCTCAAGGCTCAGCCGCGCACCGGTGAACGGACCCCGGCGGGCAAGGCCGAACCGAGGGGTCTGCGCGGTCTGGCGCTGCGCAGCAAGCGGGACGACGACGAGACCACCGGCGACGAGCCCGCCGACTCCGGCGAGTTCTCGGCGGCCACCGCGGCGCCGGAGAACCACCTGGCCGAGGGACACCTCGAAGACCTGGTCGACGACGAACCCGCACGCGAGGCCCCGCTGCGCCGGGGCAGCACCGGACCCGATACCGGATCGTGGCGACTCGGCGCCGGCGGGGTGCGCCTGGGCAACCGGGACCTTCGCCCGCGGCCCCAGCCGACCGAATCCGCGCCCGCGCCGCGGCCGGAGACTCGCCCCCACACCGGACCGCATCCGCGACCGGCGACCGGACCGCAACCCCGGGCCCACACCGGACCCCAGCCGCGGCCGCAGACCGGACCTCAGCCGCGGCCCCACACCGGACCGCAACCCCGGCCGCAAACGGGAACACGGCCGGCAACTGGTCCGGTCCGGCCGCAGCCGGAACCCGGCCCCCAGCGCCCCGCCCCGCAGCCGCCGGTCACGCCGCGACCGCAGGCCGGTCCGTATCCCGGCCCCACCCCGACCGGACCGAACCGGATCCCTCCGCAGTACGGCCGTCCCGCCGACCCGCTCGATCCGAACGTCGGTCTGGATCAGCTGCCGAGCACGCCGCCGGTCTCCCGTGGGCGACGACAAGATCGCAAGGACCAGATCAGCGTGCAGGAGTTGCTGCGCCGCAGCCGCGAGACGAGTTCCGACGACGACTGA
- the trmB gene encoding tRNA (guanosine(46)-N7)-methyltransferase TrmB — protein MRDDGVVNTDSETEQRRDTDRSRLYPRVTSFRFRRGTLTPGQRRNWERLWPDLGRDLRIGPDRTEEPPLDAAAWFGREAPLIIEVGSGTGISTAAMAAEEPDSNVVAVEVYQPGLAQLLGLIDRGGLTNVRMVRGDATVVLTELVGPDSLAGVRVFFPDPWPKSRHHKRRFLQSGTIELIADRLRPGGILHIATDHADYAGWIAELLATQDPDRPHVVPLTYDSPILLDRPTTKFEGRAEREGRGVNEFVYVKPQPKAAPPDTAPDDSRPDETAPHREEDGA, from the coding sequence ATGCGCGACGATGGTGTAGTGAACACCGACTCGGAGACCGAGCAGCGCCGCGACACCGACCGCTCGCGCCTGTACCCGCGCGTCACGAGCTTCCGGTTCCGGCGCGGCACCCTGACCCCCGGGCAGCGCCGGAATTGGGAGCGTCTGTGGCCCGACCTGGGTCGGGACCTGCGAATCGGGCCCGACCGCACCGAAGAACCCCCGCTGGACGCCGCGGCCTGGTTCGGGCGCGAGGCGCCGCTGATCATCGAGGTGGGCAGCGGCACCGGGATCTCGACCGCCGCGATGGCCGCCGAGGAGCCGGACAGCAACGTGGTGGCCGTCGAGGTGTACCAGCCGGGTCTGGCGCAGCTGCTCGGCCTGATCGACCGGGGCGGCCTCACCAACGTCCGCATGGTGCGCGGCGACGCGACCGTGGTCCTCACCGAGTTGGTGGGCCCGGACTCGCTGGCCGGTGTGCGCGTCTTCTTCCCCGACCCGTGGCCCAAGTCGCGCCATCACAAACGCCGCTTTCTGCAGTCCGGAACCATCGAGCTGATCGCCGACCGCCTCCGGCCCGGAGGCATCCTGCACATCGCCACCGATCACGCCGACTACGCCGGCTGGATCGCCGAGCTCCTGGCGACACAGGATCCGGACCGTCCGCACGTCGTACCGCTGACATACGACTCGCCGATCCTGCTGGACCGGCCGACCACCAAATTCGAAGGCCGCGCCGAGCGCGAAGGGCGGGGCGTGAACGAGTTCGTGTACGTCAAGCCGCAGCCGAAGGCGGCGCCACCGGACACGGCGCCGGACGACTCTCGGCCGGATGAGACCGCACCGCACAGGGAAGAGGACGGCGCATGA
- a CDS encoding DUF3054 domain-containing protein: MTPPSSSPQSSTPPSATTPSSPVRPVLAGSAVLDVAAVAVFIAVGRSTHDEAASVTGYLNALWPFLAGLAVGWLFCLAAAARRPRATTPEGSRWAPHRVFPAGVVIWVGTVAVGMALRWVADQGVATAFVIVASIATAVLLLGWRVIALILGGRRIRS; encoded by the coding sequence ATGACCCCGCCGTCGTCCAGCCCCCAGTCGTCCACCCCGCCTTCTGCCACCACACCGAGTTCTCCCGTCCGCCCCGTGCTCGCCGGGTCTGCCGTGCTCGACGTGGCAGCCGTGGCGGTGTTCATCGCGGTGGGCAGGTCCACGCACGACGAGGCGGCGTCGGTGACCGGCTACCTGAACGCCCTGTGGCCGTTCCTGGCCGGACTCGCCGTCGGCTGGCTGTTCTGTCTCGCCGCGGCCGCCCGCCGACCGCGAGCGACGACCCCCGAGGGCTCCCGATGGGCGCCGCACCGGGTCTTCCCGGCGGGCGTGGTGATCTGGGTCGGCACCGTCGCGGTGGGCATGGCCTTGCGCTGGGTGGCCGACCAGGGCGTCGCGACGGCGTTCGTCATCGTCGCGTCGATCGCCACGGCGGTCCTGCTGCTCGGCTGGCGCGTGATCGCCCTCATCCTGGGCGGCCGCCGGATCCGCAGCTGA
- a CDS encoding pirin family protein yields MSAHVVRAADRPVTVTEWLTSRHGFSFGDHYDPADTHHGVLLVHNDEVVAPGRGFDTHPHRETEIVTWVLSGTLVHQDSRGHSGLIHPGLAQRMSAGTGILHSERNDRGPTADAAASEPVHYVQMWLLPDETGLDPSYEQRDVSSELAAGGLLPLASGDPAHDSAIRIRNAGATLWVARLAAGERATVPAGTYTHLFVTAGAAEVEGTVLQTADTLRATGFAGSVLTALTDTEILLWTMHSALGE; encoded by the coding sequence ATGTCTGCGCACGTCGTCCGGGCCGCCGATCGCCCCGTCACCGTCACCGAATGGCTCACCTCCCGCCACGGATTCTCGTTCGGTGATCATTACGATCCGGCCGACACCCACCACGGCGTGCTGCTGGTGCACAACGATGAGGTGGTGGCGCCGGGCCGGGGCTTCGACACGCACCCGCACCGAGAGACCGAGATCGTCACCTGGGTGCTGTCGGGGACCCTGGTGCACCAGGACTCCCGGGGCCACAGCGGCCTCATTCATCCCGGACTGGCCCAGCGGATGAGTGCCGGCACCGGAATCCTGCACTCCGAACGCAACGACCGCGGCCCGACGGCCGACGCCGCGGCGAGCGAACCGGTCCACTACGTGCAGATGTGGCTGCTCCCCGACGAGACCGGCCTCGACCCGTCGTACGAACAACGCGACGTCTCCTCCGAGCTCGCTGCCGGTGGTCTCCTGCCGCTCGCCTCCGGCGACCCCGCGCACGATTCGGCCATCCGGATACGCAACGCCGGCGCCACTTTGTGGGTCGCCCGCTTGGCCGCCGGGGAACGCGCGACGGTGCCCGCCGGCACGTACACCCACCTGTTCGTCACCGCCGGCGCCGCCGAAGTCGAGGGCACGGTCCTGCAGACCGCCGACACCCTACGTGCCACCGGATTCGCCGGTTCGGTGCTGACCGCGCTCACCGACACCGAGATCCTCCTCTGGACGATGCACAGCGCACTCGGCGAATGA